The DNA window acattacagatgtgcaggacagttacaaatacctggggatcctacaggcaaatggtaaccacaaggaggcagctaggaggtcagccacaccTACagaggtcctgaaaagtcagctgaatggtaagaataagatccaggccattaTCACCTATGCCCTGCCAGTAGTAAGATACCCCGCTGGCATAGTatcctggccactggaagagaaacaagccactgacatcaagacaaggaagcttcTCACCATGCATGGAGGCTTTCACCCTAAGTGCAgcgtcctgaggctgtacatgaagagaaaggaagggggccaaggactagtaagtgtttgaactactgtccaggaggaaacaacaagcctccgagaatacatcaagaagatggcccccactggctggctgctgagtgaatgcctcaggcaacaaaagcccaccaaggaggaggaacctgaagggctatcatggaaggacaagcccatgcatggtaTGTACCATTTataaattgaggaagtggctgatatcgagaaaacataccagtggctggaaaaggccggactgaaaaacagcacagaggcactactcatggctgcaaaAGAACAAGCCATGAACACCAGAGTAATAGagaccagggtctaccataccagccAAGACCCAAGGTGCAGGTTGCGTGGAGAAGCCCCTGATGcagtccagcatatcacagcagggtgcaaaatgttagcaggcaaggcatacatggagcggcatattCAGGTGACGGGCATAgtgaacatctgcactgagtatggactggcagtcccagggtccaggtgggagacgcCCCCAAATGTGCtagagaacaagcaggccaagatgcTGTGgaacttccagatccagactgacatgatgatggtggccaaccagcctgacaaggtggtggtagataaacaccagaagacagtggtggtgatagatgtagcaatcccgagtgatagcaacataaggaagaaggaacacgagaagctggagaagtaccaagggctgaaggaggagatagagagactgtggggtgtgaaggcaacagtggtcccagtagtgattgggacactaggggcagtaacatccaagctgagtagatggctctaacagataccaggaaccacatcagataTCTCTGTCCAGAAGCGTGCAGTCCTTGGAGCAGCTAAGATCCTACGCAGAATCcacagactcccaggcctctggtagagtacccaagtctgaaggaggcaccaCCCAGGAGGGCAAGGAAGAAATTTATATGccatattttcacaaccataaggcgcaccgtattaaaaggcgcagtctcagttacgggtgctatttctgtatatAACACATACATAGGTCACattggcttttcttttcttttttttaatatgtgtACACATGTAGATACATTAATGTGGGTATGTTTATATTCCTTTTGTGCTGTGtacagttattttttttatctctatTTCCGTTATTTACTTCCTCccattttttcatatttttttatattcagATTTTTTCATGGTTGTGGTGATAATATGATTTTAATCCCAATTATGAGGTTTATTTAAAGGCATATATTATCTAATCTTTTTGGTAGGGGATGATATGCTTGCACCACCAGATGTCACTATGAAGCAGAAGAATTGCTACAACCCTGGTTTGCATTGGCATTAAGTGTACAATTCAAGTGTGTATCGGTCTCAATTTGCACATACTGCTGCAACCTACCAAAAGTAGGTTCATACTTGACCAGTCAAAAATACTTAAAATATTGCCCTTGAAACTAATTCTTCCTGACAGTTATAAATAAATAGATGTACTCAAATAAGATAACTGATTTTTTTAAGTTTCTATTTAATATTCTAAGCTGTTGCCAAGGTTCTGTGATGGATATTTAGGGATCCAAATTGACGTTTTTTCCTGAATCCTTCATATTTGACACACTCTACACTAGATTTTTGTAATCTGTTAATATCTAACATGTTATTAAACTAAAGCACTGAAGATGATGTGATTGATGCTTTTATCGCTTCaaactaaaacacacattttttttattaaacacatttattagttttgtagcaaaaacaaaagaaaaatcagcacCCCAGGATAACAGCTTTTTATGGACAGTCTCCTGGGGGGTGCAACAGTTTCAGTTACAGGACTCACACACAGGGAGCACATGCACTAGCTACTGAAAGATCTTGTGTATGAGGCAAGACATTAGCTGAAGAATAAGACTGACCCACTATTGTAATAAATTCATGTCCTGTGACAACACTGGAGTTCATTTAAAGCAGATCTTTTTTTGGGagtgtattttttatttaatcttaAAAATTGCCACTTTATCTCATTTTGTCAAACTGCTACTTTTAAGTAAAGTTAGAGAACATAAACTCTTTGGTccctttaatgtgttttattcaaTGTGTTAGCATTATTTATTGTTACTAAAATGCAAAGGTGCTGATGAATATTTAGATTCAAACTTCATTAATATAGTGAGGAGGAAACTCTGAGCATATAATGTCCAGCAGATgaaatggtcacctatagatGCTAACATTTAATAACTGTTTAATCCTCAATTACTTCAGAGGATTCAGAAACCACTCTGCCATCTTTGGTTTCAATCATTTTGATAACCACATTCTTTTTGCTCTGGGTGCTGTACCCGCTACCGCCACTGATGCCACTACCACCACTGAAGCTACTACTGCCGTATCCACTGCCGTATCCACTGCCGTATCCACTGCCGTATCCACTGGAGTAGTTGCTTGAGTAGCCACTCTTGTCCATAGAAAGACCACCATAACTTGCTGGTGAAGGAAAAGGCAGACAGTTGTTACATGCGAAATAATTAGAATCgatattaaaaaaatctattcgAGGAGACTGTTCAGCAAATGGTCAAAGGTGACGTACTGCTCTGTTGGGAGATGTTGATAGACTTGATGCCATTTGCcagcctgtcctcctctccctccagcaATTTCCTGTAGGTGGCAATCTCAATGTCCAAAGCCAGCTTGACATTCATCAGGTCCTGGTATTCCCTAATTTGGCGAGCCATGTCCTGTTTGGCTCTTTGGAGAGCCTCTTCCAGTTCTCTGATGCGGGATTTTGCATCCTTCACAGCAAGTTCACCCCGCTCTTCTGCCTCGGCAATCTGGGCCTCCAGATTGGCACGCTGAGTaaagatttattcatttgttttgattAAGTTGTTCCAACTGTGGTTACAATAGTGATAGAAttttgaggctttttttttctcacaccTGTCCCTTAACGGCGTCAATTTCAGCAGTCAGTCTCTGAATCATCCTGTTCAGGTCAGCGATCTCTGTCTTGGTAGACCTCAGGTCATCTCCATATCTGGTAGCAGAGGTTTGCATCTCCTCATACTAAATAAAAATTAGCAAAACATGAGATATTGGGAATCCTGTATATCACTGTTTCATACATGTATATTttcaaattaataaaaaaacTAATTACCTTGGACTTGTACCAAGTCTCAGCCTCAGCACGTGTTCGGTTAGCAATGTCTTCGTACTGAGCTTTGACTTCAGCCACAATAGAATCCATGTCAAGATTGCGACTGTTGTCCATCTCAACAATGACTGATGTATCTTTGATTTGGCTTTGAAGCTCACGGAGTTCctgaacaaaataaatataaagataTATTTTTAGTCCCTCATATATCAATTCTTGCCCATCCCAAAATTTTTACTGTGATTGTGATTCAGAAAATAACTAAAACATTCAAAGTTATTGAAAAAAAGTGCTTTTgtagggagtgagggaggataAAACAATGTCCAGAATTGATTTTTTAAACATACCTCCTCATAGATTGACCTGAGGAAGTTGATTTCATCTGTCAGACTCTCAAGCTTGGCCTCCAGCTCAACCTTATTCATGTAGGCCTCATCTACATCCTGCAACAACataattatttgtttttctgtgttagAATAGAAACATTGCAACTGACAAATGGATAACATCTATAACAAACAATTGCACACAAGATAGTGTGCTTTTAATTCATACAGGATATTGTGCTTTGTTGATTCATAATCAGGTTAAGAAATATTATTCACCTTCTTGATAAGGACAAAGTCATTCTCACACTCAGTTCGCCTGTTGATTTCATCTTCATACctgggaagaagaaaacattttccaACAGATGTTATTGAGACATTCATCAGGAGTGAAATATCGGACTGAAGATTTTCTACCCTGATGAACGCTAGGAGGCGCAATAAGTCCATCCTAGCTCAATTTGTGTTTGCCGTTGTTTGACCAGGGGCTGAAGTtgagatttttttcctcatgttcTTCTCTACACAATGACATGCATCCTTTGTCTATAAGTGACTGACATATATGAGTGTCATCAATGCAGTTGTTTATCTAAGAGATGTGTAAGTGTGTCAGGATCTATGCTTTACATGTTTATAAGGCTGAAGACTGTTGATGACACCTTGCATCTATAAAAAATATTACCCCTACTCATATGTAACTGAAACATGCTTTCTCAGTGAGGTAAATCCCTGGAGTTTATGTGATGAAAATGGATAGCTGTAAGGATAATGACACATATGGAATGCACATATACCAGTTTGATGATGTTTCTAAAAATCTGCACCCTGTTGGACCTTTCTACACTCACTTGTTCTTAAAATCCTCCACTAGACCCTGCATGTTGTGCAGGTCAGCCTCAAGCTTCATCTTATCATTGCCTAAGCTGTCCAACTGTCTGCGCAGATTGGTGATGTAGGCCTCAAACATGGCATCAATGTTTGAGCGGGTGGTAGTCTGTCCCTGAAGCAGGTTCCACTTGGTCTCCAGCATCTTGTTTTGCTGCTCCAGGAAACGAACCTAAAGTCAGATAACAAAGCAAGAAGACATCTTGAAGTTGTTTGTTAGTGTTGCGACTGTCAGGACAATcaagcatatttacacagactAACCCCATTTATATTTGGACTAACAAATTTGTAAAGTCCTTGTCTCTTTTTAtcaaagtctttttttattcaACATCCACAAAATCATTCTATGATTCAAAATTTGAATGCAGCTCTTCAATGTGTTTCCAGACTGGCTCTGTTTTTTGAAGGCTGACCTAAAGGTAGTTAACCCTTCTCATGCGTTTTTGTGCCATCAGCTTTCACAGGCAACAAAGACTAATTCCAGGAAGGGgtaaaaagtgtgtgtctgtgtgtgtttgtatgtgcgTGTATGTAAAAGAGTTTGtgtggggtgggaggggttggacGACGGTGGACCTTTAGGGAGACATGAAAAGATAAATATTTAACTGTGATAGATGTGATGACataacaatgtgtgtgtgtctatgtgtgtggggggtgcaTGTTACAGACAATAAAGGTAGATATGAGAACCGACAAACACTTTTTATCTATTGTTAAATGGACTAAGAACACAAGATCCAGACACACCCACTAAAGTGATACTGCAGAAGGCCATGCAGTTTGCATTTATGTGAGCTATTAGCACTTTCTTTGTATTTGCATCAAGAGGAGGAGCATATGTGGGGTGTCAACTGGTTCTGGCCAGCATATGATACCACAAGGTCTCTTAAATTATTAACCTAGTGCTCAGTTTTAGGGGCAGAGCAAATGCTGCTAGTAAATTCTTGACTGAATAATTCTACTTCTGCACAAGATGGTTGTGTTAGAATAatagtctttattttttttatattgtagCTCAATGTCTAATAGGGGGAGTGGGAGAAACTAGAAATGTATAAAGAGCCACACCCAAACTGAAGGGGGGTCTGATCCCAAGGTAACCCTTATCGCAAGCTCTAAATTCCGGCATGACACACCCATTATTTTctcactccctcactctccTTCCCTTTGTCTTGTTCAGTACACTTATCACTCTTTTCTGTTGATCAACATTTCTTCACTTTAAAAGGGTAACCTAAACAAAAACTGCATGTTTGAACAGCAAATTTTTATGAAGCCCTTATTAGGTTATTGCTGCAGTTTGAAAGTCACAAACACTCACCTTGTCAATGAACGAGGCAAATCGGTTGTTCAGGCTCTTGATTTGGTCTTTCTCCTGGGTGCGGACAGCCTGGATGGTAGGATCAATCTCAAGATTTAGGGGGGCTAAGAGACTCCTGTTAACGGTCACTGCAGTGATGGGGGCTTGGGAAACCATGCCGCCTCCAAAGCCTCCAAAGCCTCCTCCCATGCCACTCATGCTTGAGCCCAGGCCATAGGCACTGCTTGCTGTGAGGCCTCCAAATCCTCTGCTACCTCCACCAGAGGAACTCTGGACACTGTAGCTCTTGCGTGAGATACTAGGTCCAGCgtatgagctgctgctgaaggtccGTGGGGCAGAAGAGGATTTTACTGTGTAAGAGGTGGTCCTGTAACTTGCCATTCTCAAATCTGTAATTGTTTTTCTGtataaattgaattaaatttGACCAATTGCTTCCGTTGACAAGACAAGCAAGCAgtccagcagaggagaaagaccaggaaaaacaggaatggGAAGAACTTTTTTAGGAGTTTTTAAGCCTGTTGCTGTGGGAGGAGAATGTGTTCAATTGCTATTGGCTGCTAAAATGTGGGCTGGCTAATAGAAGGGGCAGGAATGTAACATGACACTTCTATGACGCATAGTCCAGTTCCTCAAAACCATTGCCTGGTCTGTCAGAACAACTTTTCCATGTTGTTAGAGAAACCCTGGTATTTAGAGAGGATTGCGCTTGTTACTATGTTTTAGTCAGTTTGAAAATAGGCTTTGTtggtttctgtttgtgtgttaggtttgtgtgtttgtctgttagGTAAAAAGTGTTGAGGGTGAAATTacagtttttggttttttttacacacacacaccacacacacacacaacacacacaaacacaaacacacacacacactactaaAAAGCTTTCAGCATTATTTTATTGATCCTTGCCTTGTGATTCTCTGGAGCATCATTCTTGCCACTTACCACAATGAATCACCAGTCATGGCACCACAAATTAAATGCTTTTCACAGTTTCCTTTCATTCagctttctgttttttgtttcttccaTTCCAGCAGGGGCCCCACCGTTGTCATGGCAACTTCTAAAACTACATTACATGGTCTGTAACCTAGAGAGTGGGGAAATAAAAATCTGGTCATATTGTACCATACCACCTACACCAAATGAAATTTTGTAATTTGCATTTTGAAATTCACATGAGAACAACAAAATCAATCACATGATATATATAATCACCAGATTCTATATCATTTTTGCTGCTGATTTGAGAGCAAGGGCATAGGAGAAGAAAACTAAACCAGAATGTCTGGaattatatatacagtatatacatatatatatatataaatcccttcctcgccctcctgggcggtgcctccttccttccttcagactcgggtcctcgaccagaggcctgggagtctgagggttctgcgcaggatcttagatgttcctaggactgcactcttctggacagagatctctgctgtggttcctggtatctgttggaaccatctactcagcttgggtgttactgccccttgTGTCccaatcaccactgggaccactgttgccttcatgccccacattctctccatctcctccttcagcccttggtacttctccagcttctcgtttTCTTtattcctgatgttgctatcactcgggattgctacatctatcaccaccactgtcttcccgTGTTTATCCACCatcatcttgtcagtctggatctgtacgtcccacaggatcttggcttGATTGTTCTCTAGCACttttgggggtgtctcccacctggaccctgggacctccagtccatactcagtgcagatgttcctgtatatatatacatatacatatatacatatgtatgtgtgtgtgtgtgtgtatgtatgtatgttatatatatatatatatagttgtttcagtcagactcTAAAAAGAAATAAGACGAAGGGTCTGTAACTATTTTACTATTTAAGGATTGTCACTGTCATTGTGCCAAATTCGCTGAGTGAGGTTAATATTGTATCTGTTGGGTAATTGCACTCTATGTGGGAGGCTGATTTAGTCTGTTCAATAGTGGTTATTTtacaaaatgacaaataaagatTTGAGAGGGACCTTTACTCTGTACAAAGGtgctaaaacacaaaaaaatgttcAAGGTGTGGCCTGACTGCAAGACATCTATTGTGTGGATGTATGGATAAAACATTCCACACGAAATTAATGGTTATTATATTTTAAAGGTATGCACATCATCGACCGTATATGAAACTCTTATTCATGAAAATCACCATCTCGCTGTGTAAAGTGCAGTAACTTCAGAGAGCAATAACTGTGTCCAGGAGAATTTCCTGGCAGGATACAGTTGGATCACCCTAACCAAACTTGTTGTTTTAAAGGCCCATTGTTATAAGCTGAGACCTGTTCTGactaaaatgagaaaaatctaCACTCTATtttcaacagcagctgctcattGAGTTCCTCATTAATACACAAACAGCTCTTAGAAATATTGGAAATTATAAAtagaagataaataacattttttaGATGTGTACTATCATTATATGTTGCAGCAATCATATATTGTAGACTCTACAGTTGGCATtgaattgttctttagtgattACATCAGGTATAAAAACTGCATAACTAAGCCCCTGCATTATTCAGAACCCTgcttacctgtgtgtgtgtgtgtgtgtgtgtgtggtgtgtgtgtgtgtgtgtgtgtgtgtgtgtgtgtgtgtgtttgtgcgtatacatgaaagagagagagaaagtggggCTAATGTTAGGATGATAATGTGTTTTATCCATCTGTTCCATTTCTTTCAACACATactttatgtgcatgtgtgtatgacAATCCGCTGTATTTTCCTCCACCCATTTCCTCTATTCCTCTACGGCACCCTTCACCACACCCTGTTGCTATAGTAGTAGGGGTGACCAGAGAGCAAAGATGACTTTGCCAGATGCATACAGCATGACATTACCATGTAAATAGTTGGTGAGGTTACCATAGTAATGGAAGGAAACGGAGAATCAGCATAACTGTCAACTGGATGATTCAGAGTTATAAGTAGAATCACTTCAACTTGCTTGCGCCACTGCAGATTTAATTTCCTCCTGTAAAAAACTCATTTATAGACATACTTGAAGCACATTCATCCTCCTGCAACATGACCAAAAGGTCAAATATGAGGATTGGAAAGTACTTGTTGAAAGTATTGGAAGTTACTTTGGGCTCAGAGTATTTTGGAAAGAAGGGGTAAGTGACACTAGAAAGAGGTATTTTTCAGAAGTGTAAAAATCCAGGTTTAGTGTATTGTCACGTTAAAGCTGAATGCCAAAGAGCTTTTGAGGTTTTTAACTTTAACTTATTTATATCTAAACTGTCTAATGAACATGACTGGTAAAGGCTCTGTGAATGTAATTATTATCCTCATTGCTATTACATGATTTTTATACTGCCCAAATTATAGCTATAGTTTGCGAACTACCgtacttttttttaacattagaCACATTTGTAGCTCATGACTTCTCTGATGACCTTAATTGACAGACTTCAATTATAAGTAAATTAAAAGGCTCTTAGAACTTTTGCAGTTTCGTAATTTACAGGTTAGATGCTTGGAAAATTAAGCTGCGCATGCAAAATCTTGTGTGGCTGTGtggaaaaccccccaaaacaaacattATAAGGGGTTTTGCCCTTCCCAAAGATAAGGAGAATAAGAGAGAAAATGGCCCTAAGTATATTTGTAAAGAGTATTTTAGAATTTTTGGGTTTTCTGTTAAGTTTTCAATAATTTCAGCACTTTTTACTTTGAGGATTGCTTGTGCCAACCCTAAAATTTAAACTGCAGATTCAAAATCTCTCTTCCATCATCCTACAAACTTGGATGGCATCTACAACATAACATCAAATGTGGTTATGTAATTACACTTTTAACACCTTCCTAAATAAACGAAAATGCAGGACAGCATGTTGAGGGAAGaacaataaatgaaaagcaCAATTGTGTAACAAAAACAAGCACTCTCAAAAGAGGAGTAAAGCTGACCTCGCTTCTAGCGTTTTCTTTGTAGTTCAAAGAAACATCTGATCTCCATTTCAAAGACATAAATCTGGATCACAACTTTTCTGAATTACTTATAAAAAGCTCTTCTATGTGTCCGGAGATTGAGGTGTCTCCTGTTTCCACCACAATCTTTAGATTCATCAATTGTCTCCAagtggaaaggaaaacaaaaaaattcagCCTCCATCTAAATTATGCTCTGCAATATATTTTGCAACATTCAAAAATACTGAAAgcacaaacaaaccaaatgtaCTGGCAATGCCATGCAGTCAATTACTGCTACCTTTTATAGAGAAAAGTGGGCAGTCCAGCTTAACACAACAGTCCTTGTCCAGAAGTTGCTTTTCTGCTCCGGGAGGAGGGACTTATCTGAAAGTGGGCATTATGTCAGAGGATTGGAATGGGCCCAAAAAGGGCAAAAgaagcaaaggaagaaaaggaacaaagacTGAAACTCTCTCAGACTGGAAGGGAGAGAACGTCttgattattttaatttcaaatcaCTGTAATAAATCAGCTTGATCAGAGGCGTGATTACATTTCAAACATGTACATACTTTGTCCCGGAAGCAAAATAGCAAAAGCCTACAGAAGAATGTGGCAATGAGAAATGATCTTAGTCTGTTAATGTACTTACATTAGTCTATACAAAGTTTATAAAATTTCACCACATAACAGTAAGCCTAAAATTCCCCTTTCCTAATTTATCCaacattttatttgatttagaaaaatgttttacttatgaaataaaaaaaatgtttccccCCTTTGTCTAGTTTTATGGTAACTTGTGGTTACAAGACATTTTGTACTTTAGCTCTTGTAGCAAACAAATCAAGATATACAGTGTGATAAATACATTCTCATCTAACAGTGTAAGAAAATGAATAGTCCTACTAATATTTCAAATCTATTTAAGCATAGAGATTTAAGAGATTTAAGCATAACAAGATTGAAGGCGCTGCTACAAAGCACATTTTTGGACGAGACAAACACTGTTACAGGGAAGACAAGCATGGATTAAAGGCTGAGCAGTGAGTGGAATGAAGTGAAAGTGCAATAAATAAGTCCtagcagaagctgcagccaaACAAGAGCTTCACTGTGGAGGCAGAAACAGATTTATGAGCTTCAGAGAAGAATGTGAAGTGACCAATTCCTCACTTGTGTTCTGTTGACAAACCTACACTCCTACTCTTTAGAGCCTAGCCAAAA is part of the Takifugu flavidus isolate HTHZ2018 chromosome 8, ASM371156v2, whole genome shotgun sequence genome and encodes:
- the krt8 gene encoding keratin, type II cytoskeletal 8; the encoded protein is MASYRTTSYTVKSSSAPRTFSSSSYAGPSISRKSYSVQSSSGGGSRGFGGLTASSAYGLGSSMSGMGGGFGGFGGGMVSQAPITAVTVNRSLLAPLNLEIDPTIQAVRTQEKDQIKSLNNRFASFIDKVRFLEQQNKMLETKWNLLQGQTTTRSNIDAMFEAYITNLRRQLDSLGNDKMKLEADLHNMQGLVEDFKNKYEDEINRRTECENDFVLIKKDVDEAYMNKVELEAKLESLTDEINFLRSIYEEELRELQSQIKDTSVIVEMDNSRNLDMDSIVAEVKAQYEDIANRTRAEAETWYKSKYEEMQTSATRYGDDLRSTKTEIADLNRMIQRLTAEIDAVKGQRANLEAQIAEAEERGELAVKDAKSRIRELEEALQRAKQDMARQIREYQDLMNVKLALDIEIATYRKLLEGEEDRLANGIKSINISQQSTSYGGLSMDKSGYSSNYSSGYGSGYGSGYGSGYGSSSFSGGSGISGGSGYSTQSKKNVVIKMIETKDGRVVSESSEVIED